From a single Sphingobium lignivorans genomic region:
- the clpP gene encoding ATP-dependent Clp endopeptidase proteolytic subunit ClpP yields the protein MTDTPFDPLGALVPIVIEQSNRGERSFDIYSRLLRERIIFVTGQVEDHMASLIVAQLLFLESENPKKDIWMYINSPGGVVTSGMAIHDTMQYIRPKVGTVCIGQAASMGSFLLAAGEPGMRFALSNARIMIHQPSGGAQGMASDIEIQAKEILRIRRRLNDLYVKYTGQPLDKIEAAMDRDTFLEADEAKAFGLVDQVYDKRPVGSDEPAT from the coding sequence ATGACCGACACTCCCTTTGATCCGCTCGGCGCGCTGGTGCCAATCGTCATCGAACAATCGAATCGCGGCGAGCGCAGCTTTGACATCTATTCGCGCTTGCTGCGGGAGCGGATCATCTTCGTGACCGGCCAGGTGGAAGACCATATGGCGTCGCTCATCGTCGCCCAGCTCCTGTTCCTCGAGTCGGAAAATCCGAAGAAGGACATCTGGATGTACATCAACTCGCCGGGTGGCGTGGTGACCAGCGGCATGGCGATCCATGATACCATGCAGTATATTCGCCCCAAGGTGGGGACCGTGTGCATCGGGCAGGCCGCATCGATGGGCAGCTTCCTGCTGGCGGCCGGCGAGCCAGGCATGCGTTTCGCCCTTTCCAATGCGCGAATCATGATTCACCAGCCCTCGGGCGGCGCGCAGGGCATGGCATCCGACATCGAGATCCAGGCCAAGGAAATCCTGCGCATTCGTCGTCGCCTGAATGATCTCTACGTCAAATATACCGGTCAGCCGCTCGACAAGATCGAAGCCGCGATGGATCGCGATACCTTCCTGGAAGCTGACGAAGCCAAGGCGTTCGGGCTGGTGGACCAGGTCTATGACAAGCGGCCTGTCGGTTCTGACGAACCCGCGACCTGA
- a CDS encoding glycosyltransferase family 2 protein yields the protein MVDAHLSGEPALPETLRVAVLLPCYNEATAIGHTVEQFARALPGAAIYVFDNNSSDESIAVAQAAGAIVRRVRQQGKGHVVRRMFADVDADIYVMADGDATYEAAAAPVLIAAMIEDNLDMMVGARRSEVEEAYRLGHRLGNRLLTGLLRQLFGRSFTDILSGYRVFSRRFVKSFPVLSAGFEIETEMSVHALELRMPVGEVVTAYAARPEGSQSKLSTFRDGWRILRTMIQLYRVERPLWFFGLIGLIFAVLGVVLGIPVVLTYLETGLVPRFPTVIAIVGLGIVAGLNLMTGLILDTVTRGRQEMKRLAYLAHPAPRL from the coding sequence ATGGTCGACGCGCATCTTTCCGGAGAGCCTGCCTTGCCGGAAACGTTGCGCGTCGCCGTGCTGCTGCCCTGCTACAATGAGGCCACGGCGATCGGCCACACCGTGGAGCAGTTCGCCCGGGCGCTCCCGGGAGCAGCGATCTACGTCTTCGACAACAACAGCTCGGACGAGAGCATCGCCGTCGCGCAGGCGGCGGGGGCGATCGTCCGGCGCGTGCGCCAGCAGGGCAAGGGCCATGTGGTGCGCCGCATGTTCGCCGACGTCGATGCTGACATCTATGTCATGGCCGACGGCGACGCGACTTATGAGGCAGCCGCGGCGCCCGTGCTGATCGCGGCGATGATCGAGGACAATCTCGACATGATGGTCGGCGCTCGCCGATCCGAAGTGGAAGAGGCCTATCGGCTCGGCCATCGTCTCGGCAACCGTTTGCTCACCGGCCTGCTGCGCCAGCTCTTCGGCCGGAGCTTCACGGATATCCTTTCAGGCTATCGGGTGTTTTCGCGGCGCTTCGTGAAGAGCTTCCCCGTGCTCTCGGCAGGGTTCGAGATCGAGACGGAAATGTCCGTCCACGCACTTGAGCTGCGCATGCCGGTGGGCGAGGTGGTGACCGCTTATGCGGCCCGGCCGGAAGGCTCGCAATCCAAGCTCAGCACCTTCCGCGATGGCTGGCGGATCCTGCGCACGATGATCCAGCTTTACCGCGTCGAGCGACCGCTGTGGTTCTTCGGGCTGATCGGGCTGATCTTCGCCGTGCTGGGAGTCGTGCTCGGCATTCCGGTGGTGCTGACCTATCTCGAGACCGGGCTGGTCCCGCGTTTTCCCACCGTGATCGCCATCGTCGGCCTTGGCATCGTGGCAGGCCTCAATCTGATGACCGGCCTCATTCTGGATACGGTGACGCGCGGCCGGCAGGAAATGAAGCGGCTCGCCTATCTCGCTCACCCCGCGCCGCGCCTCTGA
- the tig gene encoding trigger factor → MQIVETLNEGLKRAYTLTVTAGDIDARVEEEVKSIAPQVRMPGFRPGKVPANLVRKMHGAALAREALEKSIRDGVDKVIADNKLRPAMQPSVELSDDYEVGKDAEIKVALEVLPAVPTPQIEGLKLERLIVEVSDEQVDEALNRFASQSQRFEDAPEGHEAKDGDQVVMDFVGKVDGVAFEGGTGSGMAVVIGSGNLIPGFEDQLVGVKTGEEKSIEVTFPADYQAKNLAGKAATFDLVITAVKLPSEKAPDDEFAKQLGLDSIDKLKELLKGQIEQEHNGLTRTYMKRRLLDQLAAGHDFEVPPGMVEAEFNQIWAQLEHEASHEEDPAAALAEMEKDKDDYRAIAERRVRLGLLLSEIGQANGVEITQAEMNRLIGQAAQQYSPQDRERFVQYIQNEPMAAAQLRAPLYEDKVVDFLFSKAEISERAVAREDLEAAIESEDTDFHVHGPDCGHDHDRDHKPAKKAAAKKPAAKKGEAEDAAAEAPAEATKAPVKKAAPKKAAAAEKAADADEKPASKKAAPKKKAAKAEG, encoded by the coding sequence ATGCAGATTGTCGAGACATTGAATGAGGGCCTCAAGCGCGCCTACACGCTGACCGTGACGGCGGGGGATATCGATGCCCGCGTCGAGGAAGAGGTGAAGTCGATTGCGCCGCAGGTGCGCATGCCCGGCTTCCGCCCCGGTAAGGTTCCGGCGAACCTGGTCCGCAAGATGCATGGGGCCGCGCTCGCTCGCGAAGCGCTGGAAAAGTCGATCCGCGACGGTGTCGACAAGGTGATTGCCGACAACAAGCTGCGTCCCGCGATGCAGCCTTCGGTCGAGCTGAGCGACGATTATGAGGTCGGCAAGGATGCCGAGATCAAGGTCGCGCTGGAAGTGCTGCCGGCCGTGCCCACGCCGCAGATCGAAGGGCTGAAGCTCGAACGCCTCATTGTCGAGGTGAGCGACGAGCAGGTGGACGAGGCGCTGAACCGCTTCGCTTCGCAGAGCCAGCGCTTCGAAGATGCGCCGGAAGGCCATGAAGCGAAGGATGGCGATCAGGTCGTCATGGATTTCGTCGGCAAGGTCGACGGTGTCGCATTCGAAGGCGGCACAGGCTCCGGCATGGCGGTCGTCATCGGTTCGGGCAATCTGATCCCGGGCTTCGAGGACCAGCTGGTCGGCGTGAAGACCGGCGAGGAAAAGTCGATCGAGGTCACTTTCCCGGCGGACTATCAGGCCAAGAATCTCGCCGGCAAGGCCGCGACGTTCGATCTGGTCATCACCGCCGTGAAGCTGCCGAGCGAGAAGGCGCCGGACGACGAGTTCGCCAAGCAGCTTGGTCTCGACAGCATCGACAAGCTCAAGGAGCTGCTCAAGGGCCAGATCGAGCAGGAGCATAACGGCCTCACGCGCACCTATATGAAGCGCCGCCTGCTGGATCAGCTGGCTGCAGGCCATGATTTCGAAGTGCCTCCGGGCATGGTCGAGGCCGAGTTCAACCAGATCTGGGCTCAGCTCGAGCATGAAGCGAGCCATGAGGAAGACCCGGCTGCCGCGCTCGCCGAAATGGAGAAGGACAAGGACGACTATCGCGCGATCGCCGAGCGGCGCGTGCGCCTTGGCCTGCTGCTGTCCGAAATCGGCCAGGCGAATGGTGTCGAGATCACCCAGGCCGAAATGAACCGTCTGATCGGGCAGGCCGCGCAGCAATATTCGCCGCAGGACCGCGAGCGGTTCGTGCAGTATATCCAGAACGAGCCCATGGCCGCCGCGCAGCTTCGCGCGCCGCTCTATGAGGACAAGGTCGTGGATTTCCTGTTCAGCAAGGCTGAGATCAGCGAGCGCGCCGTCGCCCGTGAGGATCTGGAAGCAGCGATCGAGAGCGAGGACACGGATTTCCACGTCCATGGCCCCGATTGCGGACATGATCACGATCGTGACCACAAGCCCGCCAAGAAGGCTGCGGCGAAGAAGCCGGCCGCGAAGAAGGGCGAAGCCGAGGACGCCGCTGCCGAGGCACCGGCTGAAGCAACCAAGGCTCCGGTAAAGAAGGCCGCGCCCAAGAAGGCTGCTGCAGCGGAGAAGGCCGCGGATGCGGATGAAAAGCCCGCATCCAAGAAGGCTGCGCCGAAGAAGAAGGCCGCCAAGGCCGAAGGCTGA
- the gatB gene encoding Asp-tRNA(Asn)/Glu-tRNA(Gln) amidotransferase subunit GatB — protein MSKDYRIQGATGEWEVVIGLEVHAQVVSQAKLFSGAATAFGAEPNTQVSLVDAAMPGMLPVPNRECIRQAVRTGLALDAQINRWSRFDRKNYFYADLPQGYQISQLYHPLVGEGKLTIEADEKAGIPADKDIGIERIHVEQDAGKLMHDQHPTRSYVDLNRSGVALMEIVSRPDMRSPAEAGAYLRKLRAILRYVGSCDGNMEEGSMRADVNVSVRKPGDEFGTRTETKNVNSVRFVMQAIEYEAQRQVDVLEGGGRIVQETRLFNPDSGTTRSMRSKEDAHDYRYFPDPDLLPLELDEAFVEDCRHSLPELPDAKRKRYVEGLGLSDYNAQVLTAEAETARWFEALLAESARIQKKSEGEVARASANWLLSELYGALNRLGKTLEESPVNPERGAELLALVADGTISGSIAKQVFEIMLETGDAPARIVEDKGLKQTSDTGAIEAVVAKILAENADKVEQYKGGKEALFGFFVGQTMKAMQGKANPQVVNELLRKALG, from the coding sequence GTGAGCAAGGACTATCGCATTCAGGGCGCTACCGGGGAATGGGAGGTCGTCATCGGCCTTGAAGTTCATGCCCAGGTGGTCAGTCAGGCGAAGCTCTTTTCGGGCGCGGCGACGGCTTTCGGTGCGGAGCCGAACACGCAGGTCAGCCTCGTGGACGCCGCGATGCCCGGCATGCTTCCCGTGCCGAACCGCGAGTGCATCCGGCAGGCGGTGCGCACGGGCCTGGCGCTTGATGCGCAGATCAACCGCTGGTCCCGCTTCGACCGGAAGAACTATTTCTACGCGGACCTCCCGCAGGGCTACCAGATCAGCCAGCTCTATCACCCGCTGGTGGGCGAGGGGAAGCTGACCATCGAGGCGGACGAGAAAGCCGGTATCCCGGCCGACAAGGATATCGGCATCGAGCGCATCCATGTCGAGCAGGACGCGGGCAAGCTGATGCACGACCAGCACCCGACGCGCTCCTATGTCGATCTCAATCGCTCGGGCGTCGCACTGATGGAAATCGTTTCGCGGCCGGACATGCGCTCGCCCGCCGAGGCCGGCGCTTATCTGCGCAAATTGCGCGCTATCCTGCGCTATGTCGGCTCGTGCGACGGCAACATGGAGGAAGGCTCAATGCGGGCCGACGTGAACGTCTCCGTGCGCAAGCCTGGCGATGAATTCGGCACGCGTACGGAGACCAAGAACGTCAATTCGGTGCGTTTCGTCATGCAGGCGATCGAATATGAGGCGCAGCGCCAGGTCGATGTGCTGGAGGGCGGCGGACGAATCGTGCAGGAGACGCGGCTGTTCAATCCGGACAGCGGCACGACGCGGTCCATGCGCTCGAAGGAAGATGCCCACGATTATCGCTATTTCCCGGATCCGGACCTGCTGCCGCTGGAACTGGACGAAGCGTTTGTGGAGGATTGCCGTCACTCGCTGCCCGAGCTGCCGGACGCCAAGCGCAAGCGTTATGTCGAAGGCCTGGGGCTATCGGATTATAACGCGCAGGTGCTGACGGCGGAGGCGGAAACGGCCCGCTGGTTCGAGGCGCTGCTGGCCGAGAGCGCGCGCATCCAGAAGAAAAGTGAGGGCGAGGTGGCGCGCGCGAGCGCGAACTGGCTGCTCTCCGAACTCTATGGCGCCCTCAACCGGCTCGGCAAGACGCTTGAGGAAAGCCCGGTGAACCCGGAACGGGGCGCCGAGCTGCTGGCTCTCGTCGCGGATGGAACGATTTCGGGCAGTATCGCCAAGCAGGTCTTCGAGATCATGCTTGAAACCGGTGATGCGCCCGCAAGAATCGTCGAGGATAAAGGCCTCAAGCAGACGAGCGATACCGGTGCGATCGAAGCGGTAGTGGCGAAAATCCTTGCCGAGAATGCCGACAAAGTCGAGCAGTACAAGGGCGGCAAGGAAGCGCTCTTCGGCTTTTTCGTCGGGCAGACGATGAAGGCCATGCAAGGCAAGGCCAATCCCCAGGTGGTGAACGAGCTGCTGAGGAAAGCGCTGGGCTGA